One genomic segment of Psychrilyobacter piezotolerans includes these proteins:
- a CDS encoding NAD(P)-dependent oxidoreductase, producing the protein MKILLTGAFKYEEQQLQKIKSLGYDIIFIQDERLPLKIDVSEIDIVVCNGLFLYNDITKFKNLKFIQLTSAGMDRVPLDYIKKHNIKIETARGVYSTPMAEWVILKILEIYKKSDEFYKSQAKKEWKKQRELLELTDKTASIIGFGNVGNEIAKRLKAFDVNVVAVDIRDLDVSKEAFIDEAYKIQEIDKALIKSDIIILTLPLTEETKHLINKKRLRLMKNSSILINVSRGGVIDEELLIEGLKSKQIMSAALDVFVEEPLSKENELWNLENIIITPHNSFVSDKVSERLFKVIIQNLEGCL; encoded by the coding sequence ATGAAAATACTTCTAACAGGAGCATTTAAATACGAAGAACAACAATTACAAAAAATAAAATCTTTAGGATATGACATTATTTTTATACAGGATGAACGATTACCTTTAAAAATAGATGTCAGCGAAATAGATATTGTAGTGTGTAATGGATTATTTCTTTATAATGATATAACAAAATTTAAAAATTTAAAATTCATACAACTTACAAGTGCAGGAATGGATAGGGTTCCCTTAGATTATATTAAAAAACACAATATAAAAATAGAAACTGCTAGAGGAGTATATAGTACTCCGATGGCGGAATGGGTAATATTGAAAATATTGGAAATATATAAAAAAAGTGATGAATTTTATAAAAGTCAAGCTAAAAAAGAATGGAAAAAACAAAGAGAATTATTAGAGCTTACAGATAAAACAGCCTCAATTATTGGATTTGGAAATGTAGGGAATGAAATAGCAAAAAGACTAAAAGCATTTGATGTAAATGTAGTCGCAGTAGATATCAGAGACCTAGATGTATCGAAAGAAGCATTTATAGATGAAGCTTATAAAATTCAAGAGATAGATAAGGCACTTATTAAAAGTGATATTATTATTTTAACTTTACCGCTTACAGAAGAAACTAAGCACTTAATTAATAAAAAAAGACTTCGGTTAATGAAAAATAGTAGTATTTTAATAAATGTTTCTCGTGGTGGAGTAATAGATGAAGAGTTACTAATTGAAGGTTTAAAATCTAAACAAATTATGAGTGCTGCATTAGATGTTTTTGTAGAAGAACCTTTATCAAAAGAAAATGAATTATGGAATTTAGAAAATATTATAATTACACCTCACAATTCTTTTGTTTCAGATAAAGTCAGTGAAAGATTATTTAAAGTGATAATACAAAATTTAGAAGGATGTTTATAA
- a CDS encoding glycosyltransferase produces the protein MNNGDIIYIGSYEMPDKSASAHRVLNNAKVFRELGYRVIFIDVDRNKENKKPFHKKNNIQDFDCWSIARYKTPLNKINYYFNIKYFKQIIKECNNIKLIICYNYPSGAFLRIKNYCKRHNIRLIADCTEWYEAKNKLGNIDNNIRMNYIQKNIDGVICISSYLENFYKKSTKTICIPPLVDKTEEKWNCEMLDFDDNKIHFVYSGVPGRHKDKLNLIIEALYSLSENYILHIIGITKEEYLNYYPKHSNYLEKLGEVVEFLGRTSHLDSLKYVKSADFSVFIRENKRVNNAGFPTKYIESISAGTPVITTNTSDLKKYIVEGENGFLINECSKKEIKNTLGKVLNMNRWEIEEMKNYCRNNSNDFDYRNYVKRYQNFFNKVVK, from the coding sequence ATGAATAATGGAGATATTATTTATATAGGGAGTTATGAAATGCCTGACAAAAGCGCATCAGCCCATAGAGTACTAAATAATGCAAAAGTATTTCGTGAACTGGGTTATCGCGTTATTTTTATTGATGTGGACAGAAATAAAGAAAATAAAAAACCTTTCCATAAAAAAAATAATATTCAAGATTTTGATTGTTGGTCAATAGCGAGATATAAAACACCTTTAAATAAAATTAATTATTATTTTAATATAAAATATTTTAAACAAATAATAAAAGAGTGCAATAATATAAAGCTTATAATATGTTACAACTATCCATCAGGTGCATTTTTAAGGATTAAGAATTACTGTAAAAGACATAATATTAGACTTATAGCAGATTGTACGGAATGGTACGAGGCAAAGAATAAATTGGGAAACATAGATAATAATATTCGTATGAACTATATTCAAAAAAATATTGATGGCGTAATATGCATAAGTAGTTACCTAGAAAATTTTTATAAGAAATCTACTAAGACAATCTGTATTCCACCACTTGTAGATAAAACAGAAGAAAAATGGAATTGTGAAATGCTTGACTTTGATGATAATAAGATTCATTTTGTTTATTCGGGAGTTCCAGGTAGACATAAAGATAAACTAAATTTAATAATAGAAGCCTTATACAGCTTATCAGAGAATTATATATTACATATTATTGGTATAACTAAGGAGGAATATCTAAACTACTATCCAAAACACAGTAATTATTTAGAAAAATTAGGGGAAGTAGTTGAATTCTTAGGAAGAACTAGCCATTTAGATAGCTTAAAATATGTAAAATCAGCAGATTTTTCGGTATTCATTCGAGAAAATAAAAGAGTAAATAATGCCGGTTTTCCTACAAAATATATAGAAAGTATAAGTGCTGGAACGCCGGTAATTACTACAAATACAAGTGATTTGAAGAAATATATTGTTGAAGGAGAAAATGGATTTTTGATAAATGAATGTTCAAAAAAAGAAATAAAAAATACACTTGGAAAGGTTTTAAATATGAATAGGTGGGAGATAGAAGAAATGAAGAATTATTGCAGAAATAACAGCAATGACTTTGATTATAGAAATTATGTAAAAAGATATCAAAATTTTTTTAATAAAGTGGTGAAATAA
- a CDS encoding glycosyltransferase family 4 protein, giving the protein MKIIVISPKNKTLFNFRGDLIKEMVAKGHEVVALGPNKDFMEDILKLGIKFREVPFSKDNTSIKGDFQYYLNLKKVIKEEKPELVFSYNIKPVIYSSLAAYHSGVRKIYPMIAGAGRIYGSDSLKIKMIRSITGVLYKTAFKCCNKVIFQNTDDLEEFVGRKYLAKSKTVHVNGSGVNMERFKAVKLPEEPIFLMISRIIKEKGIFEYLEAAKKVKKEYPEARFILLGGYDTSLGAIQPEELQPYIDKGIIEFPGEVKNVVPILESARVFVLPTYYREGLPRTILESMSMGKPIITTDWNGCRDAVKDKVNGFLVNPKCSRELAEKMKDMLNNPKKTLEMGHKSLEICSEKYDVNIVNKHMLEIMGIQ; this is encoded by the coding sequence ATGAAAATTATAGTGATTTCACCAAAAAATAAGACCCTTTTTAACTTCAGAGGGGACTTAATTAAAGAAATGGTTGCAAAAGGTCATGAAGTAGTAGCTCTTGGACCAAATAAAGATTTTATGGAAGATATATTAAAATTAGGCATAAAATTTAGAGAAGTACCTTTTTCTAAAGATAATACAAGCATAAAAGGTGACTTCCAATATTATCTAAATTTGAAAAAAGTTATTAAAGAAGAAAAACCAGAACTAGTTTTTAGTTATAATATAAAACCTGTAATATATAGCAGTTTGGCTGCCTATCACAGTGGAGTGAGAAAGATATATCCTATGATTGCAGGAGCAGGAAGAATATATGGTTCAGATTCTCTAAAAATAAAAATGATTAGGAGTATAACAGGGGTTTTATACAAAACTGCTTTTAAATGTTGTAACAAGGTTATCTTCCAAAATACAGATGATTTAGAAGAATTTGTAGGACGTAAATATTTAGCTAAGAGTAAGACAGTTCATGTCAACGGGTCTGGAGTTAATATGGAAAGGTTTAAAGCTGTTAAGTTACCAGAAGAACCTATTTTTTTAATGATTTCAAGAATAATTAAAGAAAAAGGAATATTTGAATATTTAGAAGCGGCTAAAAAGGTTAAGAAAGAATATCCAGAAGCAAGATTTATTTTATTAGGAGGATATGATACTTCTTTAGGTGCGATTCAGCCTGAAGAATTACAACCTTATATAGATAAAGGGATAATTGAGTTTCCAGGAGAAGTAAAAAATGTAGTTCCAATACTAGAAAGTGCGAGAGTATTTGTATTACCAACTTATTATAGAGAAGGTCTTCCAAGAACTATATTAGAATCTATGTCTATGGGGAAACCTATCATAACAACGGATTGGAACGGTTGTAGAGATGCAGTTAAAGATAAGGTAAATGGATTTTTAGTAAACCCTAAATGTAGCAGGGAATTGGCTGAGAAGATGAAGGATATGTTAAATAATCCTAAGAAGACTTTAGAGATGGGTCATAAAAGTTTAGAAATATGTAGTGAAAAATATGATGTTAATATTGTTAACAAGCATATGCTTGAAATTATGGGGATTCAATAA
- a CDS encoding glycosyltransferase family 2 protein encodes MPKISIIVPVYNTEKYLKKCLDSLINQTFKDIEIITVNDGSTDRSIKILENYAKKDDRIIVLDLENQGPSGARNSGIQIAKGKFTMFVDSDDWMDYSSCEKVYNHAQLNKADTVLFCYISESSSGSIKKKFFPQKEIIFNEAEVYDELYCGVLGLTSEKLRNPKLLDTLVSVWGKLYRTEILKDNNISYIDLKLVPSECQLFNLQYLINSKKAVYIDECLYHYRRNNMTSFTKGYREGLFKKWLYWGEYVKDFLDNNTQTQKAYDAYYSRICFSIIPLSGNALKQNNFKDTYKEFKKILNNESYREAYSKLDYSYFPLHWNVYFKFAKWKFVPGVYLMSKIMRIIIEAKKR; translated from the coding sequence GTGCCTAAAATCAGTATAATTGTACCGGTGTATAATACTGAAAAGTATTTAAAAAAATGTTTGGATTCTCTTATTAACCAAACCTTTAAAGATATTGAGATAATTACAGTCAATGATGGTTCTACAGATAGAAGTATTAAAATACTGGAAAATTATGCTAAAAAAGATGATAGAATCATTGTTTTAGATTTAGAAAATCAAGGACCATCAGGTGCAAGAAATTCAGGTATTCAAATTGCCAAAGGCAAATTTACTATGTTTGTTGATAGTGACGATTGGATGGATTATTCATCATGTGAAAAAGTATATAATCATGCGCAATTAAATAAAGCTGATACAGTACTATTTTGTTATATAAGTGAATCTTCATCGGGAAGTATTAAAAAAAAGTTTTTTCCGCAAAAAGAGATTATTTTTAATGAAGCAGAAGTTTATGATGAGTTATATTGTGGTGTTTTAGGATTAACTTCTGAAAAATTAAGGAATCCCAAGTTACTAGATACACTGGTATCAGTATGGGGGAAGTTGTATAGAACAGAGATTTTAAAAGATAATAATATATCCTATATAGACCTTAAATTGGTTCCATCTGAATGCCAATTGTTTAATTTACAATATTTAATAAACTCAAAAAAAGCAGTTTATATTGATGAATGTCTATATCATTATCGACGAAATAATATGACATCCTTTACTAAAGGCTATAGAGAAGGATTATTTAAAAAATGGTTATATTGGGGAGAGTACGTAAAAGATTTTCTTGATAACAATACTCAGACTCAAAAGGCGTATGATGCATATTATAGCCGAATTTGTTTTAGTATTATACCTCTTAGTGGTAATGCTTTAAAGCAAAATAACTTTAAAGATACATATAAAGAATTTAAAAAAATATTAAATAATGAAAGTTATAGGGAAGCTTATAGTAAGTTGGATTATTCCTATTTCCCATTACATTGGAATGTATACTTTAAATTTGCTAAATGGAAATTTGTTCCAGGTGTTTATTTAATGTCTAAAATTATGAGAATAATCATAGAAGCAAAAAAACGATAG
- a CDS encoding O-antigen ligase family protein, whose product MKIKANFFEKVRSIGFLLIIVTLIYNSGYLLITTSKSIGTILMIPTSIILGCMLLKKGFKKKLTIKHIAFFYFIIIYVMTFTINAEFSSYKLYITYLLYIVIAFFLSQVISFSNFINYYLKSVKVITLISLIMFFLINVLGISLNFPLIENVNGRIFYNAWIYFYPLYTGYARNQALFWEPGLFSSILIFAIIFELKFKRVKTSLINIAIFILGLISAHSTAGIILLIPIFVLFLDRKYKKGRNIKSIALGILVIIIFLFCYINYENIILMLISQNEEVFGKLLNDGSRKTSRIGAPLINLIIFSKHPIFGVGFGEATIQFIKLAPNYLVDSQTSTSTFMMAALGIPGFLYTMFWIYGVLILKKTNFLSKITLILIIICILNKEPHQGILISWCILFYLLEGPRKKYSQKIRC is encoded by the coding sequence ATGAAAATAAAAGCGAATTTCTTTGAAAAAGTTAGAAGTATAGGATTTCTTTTAATAATTGTTACATTAATTTATAACAGTGGATATTTATTGATAACTACTTCGAAAAGTATAGGAACAATTTTAATGATACCTACATCAATTATATTAGGATGTATGTTGTTAAAGAAAGGCTTTAAAAAAAAATTAACTATAAAACATATAGCTTTTTTTTATTTTATAATTATATATGTTATGACTTTTACTATAAATGCAGAATTTTCAAGCTATAAGTTATATATAACTTATTTGCTTTATATTGTGATTGCTTTCTTTTTATCTCAAGTAATTTCATTTTCCAACTTTATAAATTACTATTTAAAAAGTGTAAAAGTTATTACTTTGATATCTTTAATAATGTTTTTTTTAATAAATGTATTAGGGATTAGTTTAAATTTTCCATTAATAGAAAATGTTAATGGAAGAATTTTTTATAATGCCTGGATATATTTTTATCCTCTATATACAGGTTATGCACGAAATCAAGCGTTATTTTGGGAACCTGGATTATTTTCTTCTATTTTAATTTTTGCGATTATATTTGAGCTTAAATTTAAAAGAGTTAAAACATCCTTAATAAATATTGCTATATTTATTTTAGGTCTTATATCAGCTCACTCAACAGCAGGAATTATATTATTAATTCCAATATTTGTATTATTTTTAGATAGAAAATACAAGAAGGGAAGAAATATAAAATCTATAGCTTTAGGGATATTAGTAATAATAATATTTTTGTTTTGCTATATAAATTATGAAAATATAATCTTAATGTTGATTTCTCAGAATGAAGAAGTATTTGGAAAACTACTGAATGATGGGTCACGAAAGACTTCCCGCATAGGCGCACCACTTATAAATTTAATAATATTTTCAAAACATCCAATCTTTGGTGTAGGATTTGGGGAAGCAACGATTCAATTTATAAAGCTAGCTCCTAATTATTTAGTTGACTCCCAAACTTCAACTTCAACTTTTATGATGGCAGCATTAGGAATTCCAGGTTTTTTATATACTATGTTCTGGATTTATGGAGTTTTGATACTAAAAAAAACAAACTTTCTATCAAAAATAACTTTAATTTTAATAATAATTTGCATACTAAATAAAGAACCACATCAAGGGATTTTAATTAGTTGGTGTATCCTTTTCTACTTACTAGAAGGCCCTAGAAAGAAATATTCTCAAAAAATTAGGTGTTAG
- a CDS encoding acyltransferase, with protein sequence MKRHIKNLISVIFSFLKFSIIKLFHGKCFRFHLIERFSPNTELDIGKNSLLVLKEAVRAHSGSKFRVRNGAKLTIGKNTTFGYKCMITCRHEISIGEGTDFGPNVLIYDHDHDFKATGGLTAGKYKYGSVQIGNEVWVGANVIILKGTKIGNNCVIAAGSIISGTFPDNTIIIQKRETEVIKYRKE encoded by the coding sequence ATGAAAAGACATATTAAAAACCTTATCAGTGTAATTTTTTCGTTTTTAAAATTTTCAATAATAAAGCTTTTTCATGGAAAATGCTTTCGGTTTCATCTAATTGAAAGATTTTCACCGAATACGGAACTTGATATTGGTAAGAATTCGTTATTAGTTTTGAAAGAAGCGGTCAGAGCACATTCAGGTAGTAAATTTCGAGTGAGAAATGGAGCTAAATTAACGATAGGGAAAAACACAACCTTTGGATATAAATGTATGATTACCTGTCGTCATGAAATCTCAATAGGTGAGGGAACAGATTTTGGTCCAAATGTTTTAATATATGATCATGATCATGATTTTAAAGCAACGGGTGGATTGACAGCAGGGAAATATAAATATGGAAGTGTACAAATTGGAAATGAAGTTTGGGTGGGAGCAAATGTAATAATTTTAAAGGGAACAAAAATTGGGAATAATTGCGTAATTGCAGCAGGTAGTATTATTAGTGGTACATTCCCTGATAATACGATCATTATTCAAAAACGTGAAACTGAAGTTATAAAATATCGTAAAGAATAA
- a CDS encoding glycosyltransferase has product MKKEVYPKILVVNLQSIFKNNATGITLRNILKSWPKDKLMEIHILPEEGKKLHKFKGTKTVCTPKITFPLRALSNMAIFKKTNSGLKKDQETSNTKVIRSGASRKESLRQCLCLATDLSSMYISNSLKEAVDNFNPDVIYTLGGSVSVMKLSQYFSKRQNINIVMHSMDNWQETLQWNNNRFLKPYKAILDCWVKKTYKSSVRALAISPKMAEVYSQRWNIPHYMIMNSVDVNSMFCETKVSSEIFSFVYAGGLHLERWKSLKDISEAIEIVSTKLNKKIILKIYTGKQNKDHYKKHFNPNFVQFYDFVPNEEIKSVFDKADVLLHTEQDNSQLYGFFKYSISTKIPEYLSSNRPVLFYGPRKLYLYKYLENEQAAYTAFNKDELILAVERFVQDNKLKNNLVKNGRMLAMKNHDTKDTDKIFYKSIVESVKKNY; this is encoded by the coding sequence ATGAAAAAAGAAGTATACCCAAAAATATTAGTAGTAAATCTACAATCTATTTTTAAAAATAATGCTACAGGAATAACATTAAGAAACATTTTGAAATCTTGGCCAAAAGATAAACTAATGGAGATACATATTTTACCTGAAGAGGGGAAAAAATTACATAAATTTAAAGGAACAAAGACTGTTTGCACTCCTAAAATAACATTTCCTTTACGGGCATTATCAAATATGGCGATTTTTAAAAAGACTAATAGTGGATTAAAAAAAGATCAAGAGACTTCAAATACTAAAGTGATTAGAAGTGGTGCTTCGAGAAAAGAAAGTTTGAGACAATGTCTCTGCCTAGCAACTGATCTATCTAGCATGTATATTAGCAACTCCTTAAAAGAAGCAGTAGATAATTTTAATCCTGATGTAATATATACTCTAGGTGGAAGTGTATCAGTTATGAAATTATCGCAATATTTTTCAAAGCGTCAGAATATTAATATAGTCATGCATTCTATGGACAACTGGCAAGAAACATTACAGTGGAATAATAATAGATTTTTAAAACCATATAAAGCAATTTTAGATTGCTGGGTAAAAAAGACATATAAAAGCTCAGTAAGAGCACTTGCAATAAGCCCTAAAATGGCAGAAGTATACAGTCAAAGGTGGAATATTCCGCATTACATGATTATGAATTCTGTGGATGTAAACTCTATGTTTTGTGAAACTAAAGTATCCTCTGAGATCTTTTCTTTTGTTTATGCCGGTGGCTTACATCTAGAAAGATGGAAGTCATTGAAAGATATTAGTGAAGCGATAGAAATCGTTTCAACAAAACTTAATAAAAAAATTATTTTAAAAATATATACTGGAAAGCAAAATAAAGATCATTATAAAAAACATTTTAATCCTAACTTTGTGCAATTCTATGATTTTGTTCCGAACGAAGAGATTAAATCAGTATTCGATAAAGCAGATGTGCTTTTGCACACAGAACAGGACAATTCACAACTATATGGTTTCTTCAAGTATTCTATATCGACTAAAATACCAGAATATCTATCCTCAAATCGTCCTGTTTTATTTTATGGACCTCGAAAATTATATTTATACAAATACTTAGAGAATGAGCAAGCAGCGTATACAGCTTTCAATAAAGATGAATTAATATTAGCAGTAGAACGGTTTGTTCAAGACAATAAATTAAAAAATAATCTTGTAAAAAATGGGCGTATGCTTGCAATGAAAAATCATGATACAAAAGATACAGATAAAATTTTCTATAAATCTATAGTTGAATCTGTAAAAAAAAATTATTAG
- a CDS encoding acyltransferase, translating into MNIYRLRKIFLFIPDTIQRKLNPLKFAKRKGVNIKGNVKLYGRQNWGTEPWMITLGNNVYITNNVSFLTHDGGTLILRQYVPDLELSSPIAVGDDVYIGINSVILPGVSIGNNVIVAAGSVVTRDIPDNSVYGGVPAKFIKTVDEYFEKAKKNSLHLGHLSAIEKEKELKKLFSNQL; encoded by the coding sequence ATGAACATATATAGGTTAAGAAAAATATTTTTATTTATTCCAGATACAATTCAAAGAAAATTGAATCCTTTAAAATTTGCCAAAAGAAAAGGTGTCAATATTAAAGGCAATGTAAAGCTATATGGAAGACAAAATTGGGGAACGGAACCATGGATGATTACTTTAGGAAATAATGTTTATATTACAAATAATGTAAGTTTTTTGACACATGATGGCGGGACTTTGATTTTAAGGCAATATGTACCTGATTTAGAATTATCTAGTCCAATTGCAGTAGGAGATGATGTATATATTGGTATTAATTCGGTTATATTGCCAGGAGTGAGTATAGGAAATAATGTTATTGTTGCAGCTGGGTCAGTTGTTACTAGGGATATTCCAGATAATTCTGTTTATGGTGGTGTTCCAGCAAAATTTATAAAAACAGTTGATGAGTATTTCGAAAAAGCAAAGAAAAACTCCTTACATTTAGGACATTTATCTGCTATTGAAAAAGAAAAAGAATTAAAAAAATTATTTTCAAATCAGCTTTAG
- a CDS encoding aldolase/citrate lyase family protein yields the protein MSLKLMYITNNAEVAKLAEKSGVDKIFIDLEINGKEDRQGHLDTVISRHHIDDVKIIKNVLNESKLLVRVNPIYEGSKIEIDRVVKDGADIVMLPFFKTKNEVEKFVKYVDNRAKVCLLCETPEAVENMNEILEIQGIHSIHIGLNDLHLGYGMKFMFEPLVNGVVEDLCNKFSEKGIQYGFGGIARLGEGTLPAERIVTEHYRLKSKMVILSRSFYKQNDDLNHDEMFKIFDTEIKKIRNHEKTLVLQENDFFQDNKLKVKKIVKEIVR from the coding sequence ATGAGTTTAAAATTAATGTACATAACTAATAATGCTGAAGTAGCTAAATTGGCTGAAAAATCAGGAGTAGATAAAATATTTATAGATCTAGAAATTAATGGAAAAGAAGATAGACAGGGACATTTAGATACTGTAATCTCTCGTCATCATATAGATGATGTAAAAATAATTAAAAATGTTTTAAATGAGTCAAAATTATTAGTTAGAGTAAATCCAATTTATGAGGGGTCGAAGATAGAAATCGATAGAGTAGTAAAAGATGGTGCCGATATTGTAATGCTACCATTTTTTAAGACTAAAAATGAAGTGGAAAAATTTGTAAAGTATGTTGATAATAGAGCTAAGGTATGTTTATTATGTGAAACACCAGAAGCAGTAGAAAATATGAACGAAATTTTAGAAATACAAGGGATTCATTCGATACATATAGGTCTGAATGATTTACATTTAGGTTATGGAATGAAATTTATGTTTGAGCCATTAGTAAATGGAGTTGTAGAAGATCTTTGTAATAAATTTAGTGAAAAGGGAATCCAATATGGTTTTGGAGGAATAGCAAGATTAGGAGAAGGAACACTTCCAGCAGAAAGGATTGTAACAGAACATTATAGATTGAAATCAAAAATGGTTATTCTTTCAAGAAGTTTTTATAAACAAAATGATGATCTTAATCATGATGAAATGTTTAAAATATTTGATACAGAAATCAAAAAGATAAGAAATCATGAAAAAACTTTAGTTCTACAAGAAAATGATTTTTTTCAAGATAATAAATTAAAAGTGAAAAAAATAGTAAAAGAAATAGTGAGATAG
- a CDS encoding glycosyltransferase family 2 protein — protein MNTISNNNKQFDIPIVLFTFKRYKTVLRILKRIEPLRPQKLYIISDGPRTEEEKIEIDKARKIIEEGITWNCEIIRDYAEENVGIYNRIGLGAKWVLSKEEHAIFLEDDNLPEETFFPFCKEMLERYKNDSRVLWICGTNYLEKYQPQDGSSYVFTKHLLPCGWASWKGKFESYYDGELQLLTDKDIVKRVKDEYTNVSLYHQQINSASTELYRKEKNQRFSSWDFQMAFSIRAHNVLGISPCYNQIKNIGVDNLSTHGGTSFSNIMTRRFCGIESFPLAFPLKHPKTVLTDLEYEKKVDKIILFPKRIRIKSTIARFIKRICGINKYEKFKSKSTELR, from the coding sequence ATGAATACAATTTCAAATAACAATAAACAATTCGACATACCAATAGTTTTATTTACCTTTAAGCGTTATAAGACTGTTTTGAGAATTTTAAAAAGAATAGAACCATTAAGACCTCAAAAATTATATATCATTTCTGATGGACCCCGTACAGAGGAAGAGAAGATTGAAATCGATAAAGCTAGAAAGATTATCGAAGAAGGAATTACTTGGAATTGTGAAATAATCCGTGATTATGCAGAAGAGAATGTAGGAATTTATAATCGAATTGGACTAGGAGCTAAATGGGTATTATCAAAAGAAGAACATGCTATTTTTTTAGAGGATGATAATTTACCTGAAGAAACATTTTTCCCATTTTGTAAAGAAATGCTTGAAAGATATAAAAATGATTCTCGTGTTTTATGGATATGTGGAACAAACTATTTAGAAAAATACCAACCACAAGACGGTTCAAGTTATGTATTTACAAAACATCTATTGCCTTGCGGATGGGCTTCTTGGAAAGGGAAATTCGAAAGTTATTATGATGGTGAACTTCAGTTACTGACTGACAAAGATATAGTAAAAAGAGTAAAAGATGAATATACCAATGTTTCTCTTTATCATCAGCAGATCAATAGTGCTTCCACTGAACTATATCGAAAAGAAAAAAATCAAAGGTTTTCTTCATGGGATTTTCAAATGGCTTTTTCAATTCGAGCACATAATGTACTAGGAATTTCTCCTTGTTATAACCAGATAAAAAATATAGGTGTAGATAACTTATCTACACACGGAGGAACTTCATTTTCAAACATTATGACAAGGCGATTTTGTGGAATAGAGTCTTTTCCATTGGCTTTTCCACTTAAGCACCCTAAAACAGTATTAACTGATTTGGAATATGAAAAAAAAGTAGACAAGATCATTTTATTTCCTAAAAGAATTAGAATAAAGTCAACTATTGCAAGGTTTATAAAAAGGATATGTGGAATAAATAAATATGAAAAGTTTAAGTCAAAATCTACAGAATTAAGGTAA
- a CDS encoding sugar transferase: MKICFGIKRIIDIMISLLGIIILSPLLLITIIAIKLESKGPVIFKQKRLGKNGRVFEIYKFRSMCVGAEKGGVYSSKGDARVTKVGSFIRATSIDEFPQFINIIKGDMSLIGPRPTLTYHPWKLEEYSEKQKRRFHVRPGVTGWAQINGRKEVEWNRRIEYDVEYVDNFSLMFDMKIFIETIFKVLKMENNFNNGATSRSK; encoded by the coding sequence ATGAAAATATGTTTTGGAATAAAAAGAATTATAGATATTATGATATCACTATTAGGAATAATAATATTATCACCATTACTTTTAATTACAATAATTGCGATTAAATTAGAATCAAAAGGACCTGTAATATTTAAGCAAAAACGTTTAGGAAAAAATGGAAGAGTATTTGAAATTTATAAATTTCGTTCAATGTGTGTAGGAGCTGAAAAGGGTGGTGTCTATAGTTCTAAAGGTGATGCACGTGTAACTAAGGTAGGTAGCTTTATAAGAGCAACAAGTATAGATGAATTTCCACAATTTATTAATATAATAAAAGGAGATATGTCATTGATAGGACCTAGACCAACCTTAACTTATCATCCATGGAAATTAGAAGAATATTCAGAAAAACAAAAAAGACGTTTTCATGTAAGACCAGGAGTTACTGGGTGGGCTCAAATTAATGGTAGAAAAGAAGTTGAATGGAATAGAAGAATCGAATATGACGTAGAATATGTAGATAATTTTTCTCTTATGTTCGATATGAAAATTTTTATAGAAACGATTTTTAAAGTGTTAAAGATGGAAAATAATTTCAATAATGGAGCGACAAGTAGAAGTAAATAA